One segment of Thunnus thynnus chromosome 19, fThuThy2.1, whole genome shotgun sequence DNA contains the following:
- the stom gene encoding erythrocyte band 7 integral membrane protein isoform X1, whose amino-acid sequence MDPYNEDLKMRESKRRERQSGSSRYALRDVEALENADTDIGMCGWLLVGFSILLMLVTLPISIWMCIKIVKEYERAIIFRLGRILRGGAKGPGLFFILPCTDSFINVDMRTITFDIPPQEVLTKDSVTVSVDGVVYYRVQNATLAVANITNADAATRLLAQTTLRNVLGTKNLAEILSDREEIAHSMQSTLDDATDDWGIKVERVEIKDVKLPLQLQRAMAAEAEATREARAKVIAAEGEMNASRALKEASLVIAESPSALQLRYLQTLNTIAAEKNSTIIFPLPLEMMQGFIKH is encoded by the exons ATGGATCCATACAACGAAGATcttaaaatgagagaaagtaaaAGACGAGAACGTCAATCAG GTTCAAGCAGGTATGCTTTACGTGATGTTGAAG CCTTGGAGAATGCAGACACGGACATTGGCATGTGTGGCTGGCTGTTGGTGGGGTTCTCCATCCTTCTCATGCTGGTTACCCTGCCCATCTCCATATGGATGTGCATTAAG ATTGTGAAGGAGTATGAGCGAGCCATTATCTTTCGCCTGGGACGCATTTTGCGAGGAGGAGCCAAAGGACCAG GGTTGTTCTTCATCTTGCCGTGCACTGACAGCTTTATTAACGTGGACATGCGCACCATCACCTTCGACATCCCACCGCAAGAG GTTTTGACCAAAGACTCTGTGACAGTGAGTGTCGATGGCGTGGTGTACTACCGGGTCCAGAATGCTACTCTGGCTGTGGCTAACATCACTAACGCGGATGCTGCTACCCGGCTGTTGGCCCAGACCACCCTGAGGAACGTCCTGGGTACCAAAAACCTGGCAGAGATCCTGTCTGACCGTGAAGAAATTGCACACAGCATGCAG tccACCCTGGACGACGCCACAGATGACTGGGGCATCAAGGTGGAGCGGGTGGAGATCAAAGACGTTAAGCTGCCCCTTCAGCTCCAGAGAGCCATGGCAGCCGAGGCCGAAGCCACCCGTGAGGCCAGAGCCAAG GTGATCGCTGCGGAGGGAGAGATGAACGCATCGCGGGCGCTGAAGGAGGCCTCCCTGGTGATTGCCGAGTCTCCGTCGGCCCTGCAGCTGCGCTACCTTCAGACCCTCAACACCATCGCAGCTGAGAAGAACTCCACCATCATTTTCCCGCTGCCACTGGAGATGATGCAGGGCTTCATCAAACACTGA
- the stom gene encoding erythrocyte band 7 integral membrane protein isoform X2, producing the protein MDPYNEDLKMRESKRRERQSALENADTDIGMCGWLLVGFSILLMLVTLPISIWMCIKIVKEYERAIIFRLGRILRGGAKGPGLFFILPCTDSFINVDMRTITFDIPPQEVLTKDSVTVSVDGVVYYRVQNATLAVANITNADAATRLLAQTTLRNVLGTKNLAEILSDREEIAHSMQSTLDDATDDWGIKVERVEIKDVKLPLQLQRAMAAEAEATREARAKVIAAEGEMNASRALKEASLVIAESPSALQLRYLQTLNTIAAEKNSTIIFPLPLEMMQGFIKH; encoded by the exons ATGGATCCATACAACGAAGATcttaaaatgagagaaagtaaaAGACGAGAACGTCAATCAG CCTTGGAGAATGCAGACACGGACATTGGCATGTGTGGCTGGCTGTTGGTGGGGTTCTCCATCCTTCTCATGCTGGTTACCCTGCCCATCTCCATATGGATGTGCATTAAG ATTGTGAAGGAGTATGAGCGAGCCATTATCTTTCGCCTGGGACGCATTTTGCGAGGAGGAGCCAAAGGACCAG GGTTGTTCTTCATCTTGCCGTGCACTGACAGCTTTATTAACGTGGACATGCGCACCATCACCTTCGACATCCCACCGCAAGAG GTTTTGACCAAAGACTCTGTGACAGTGAGTGTCGATGGCGTGGTGTACTACCGGGTCCAGAATGCTACTCTGGCTGTGGCTAACATCACTAACGCGGATGCTGCTACCCGGCTGTTGGCCCAGACCACCCTGAGGAACGTCCTGGGTACCAAAAACCTGGCAGAGATCCTGTCTGACCGTGAAGAAATTGCACACAGCATGCAG tccACCCTGGACGACGCCACAGATGACTGGGGCATCAAGGTGGAGCGGGTGGAGATCAAAGACGTTAAGCTGCCCCTTCAGCTCCAGAGAGCCATGGCAGCCGAGGCCGAAGCCACCCGTGAGGCCAGAGCCAAG GTGATCGCTGCGGAGGGAGAGATGAACGCATCGCGGGCGCTGAAGGAGGCCTCCCTGGTGATTGCCGAGTCTCCGTCGGCCCTGCAGCTGCGCTACCTTCAGACCCTCAACACCATCGCAGCTGAGAAGAACTCCACCATCATTTTCCCGCTGCCACTGGAGATGATGCAGGGCTTCATCAAACACTGA